Below is a genomic region from Drosophila kikkawai strain 14028-0561.14 chromosome X, DkikHiC1v2, whole genome shotgun sequence.
ttaaagtaggCCTAAATCgatattattattctattagAGATGATGTATTACTTTTCAAAACCTTTTATTTACGGATTTTAAAgataatctttaaaaaaaactaatatttctacaattaaaaattaaagcaggagtaaaatcaatatttttatcgATTAACATCTTCCCTCTTCTATTAGTGATGAtgaattactttaaaaaattgtttattcaaGTAGAAAAGTTAGAAAAAAACTtctacaattaaaaattaccAGTCCcaaaatcgatattttgatccattaacattttattagtGATGAACCAAAACATTGACCTCTCTCCCATCTCTATTAGGGATGAACCCAGCGCAATTTGCAAGGTTCAAGTGCAAATCAAAGCAGGAAGAACCTGCTTCAATTAAAGTACTTTCCCACAAAACCCTTTCAACCCCTCGAGATTAGTTAAGGGCCCCTCACTGAGTCATTCCCgcaataaatatgtttaaatttttgatattttctgATTAAATAATCTCGAATTCCGAATTTCAAAAGTCATTGTTCCACGGCTATATTgtcttaataaattaaataaatggaatatCCCAAGAAACATGATAACCCCACCTAACCTAGGCTCTGGTCGTTGGTCTCATTTATTCAGAATTCACGATGATCCACTCCAGATGCTGGGTTGTGTCCACATAGCCATCGGGCTGCCCGGAACCGCAGCCGCTCACAAAGAAGGCGGCAATGCCCACCAGCTGGTTCTCGTAGACCGCCGGGGCACCAGCGTCGCCGGAACACAGCCCAGAGAGATCAGTCTCCGCCACGGGGCTCAGGCAGAGCAGATCCTCCTGCTCCAGGAACAGCTCCTGCTGGCAGGCAGTGGCGCTAAGCGCCTGGCGCGTGGCCACCTGCAGGCCATGGCTCAAAGCTCCATCTGCCTTGGACGAACCCCAGCCCGAGTAGGTTACCTGGCTACCAGCCGGTGGCCTGGCGGTGCCCAGGTCAATGGGTTGGGTATTAGCATTCAGCGTTACCGGCGTCTGCAGCTCCAACAATGCCAGATCATTGGCCCCAGCAGGACCGGCACTGGAGTAGTCCTTGTGGATGATGATCTGGGAGAGAGGCAGCAGCTGGCCGCCTGCCAGGCGCTGGATGCTTCCAGCTCGGATGGTATACGAAGAAGGGGGATAGCTTTCAAAGGAAAATATCGTAAGAAAAGGGAAGGAATCTTGGCAGTGCGCCTCTACCTTTGCTGTCCGCCTCCCAGACTCACACAGTGGCCAGCGGTGAGACCCCACTTGGCGGTGATCAGGACTCCCGTGCACACATGGACGCCGTGCCGGCGCAGGGAGATGGTATAGGGCTGGGAGCCCACATCCGCCGGCTGGCGGTTTCCCTCGGCCAAGGTCAGGAGGCCAACGAGGATGACGGTGAGCAGGTAAGGACTCATATTCGCGGCAAGTGGGTAACGCAACTGAAAGGCTCTCAGTCCACCGCGGCGGCCTTTATAGAGCCGCCGCCACACTTTTACGATCTCGGGGCTTAAAGCAATCTAATCGCCACTCGTTCTGCCATAAATCGAGTGTTTATATTGCAGCCGCCGATCGGCGATTAGATCGCCCAAGGGGCCGAGTCATTGGCGACCATCGATCGGGCCAGTCCGTTCAGTTGCCAATTAATCGCCATGGCTGATCCACGCATCGCTCTGGGCCTGCTAATCTGCGTAGTGCTCGCTGCTGCCAATGCCAAGCCCCAGGGTCGCATCCTGGGCGGCGAGGATGCCGCCCAGGGTGAGTTCCCCTGGTCCGTTTCCGTGCGTGTCAACAAGGCCCACGCCTGCTCGGGATGCATCATCTCGCAGAACAAAATCCTGACCGCCGCCAGCTGTGTCTCCAGTGTGAGCACCACACCGTAAGGAGGGGTCATCCTTATATAGATTCTCCTTTCCTAAACTATACTCTTTCTCTCTTCCAGGGTCGATCCCAGCTCTGTGGCCGTGCGTGTGGGCAGCATTAACCAGTATGCCGGCGGCAGCATTGTGAGCGTCGAGAGCATCCTGATCCACCCCTCCTACGGCAACTTCCTTCACAATCTGGCTCTGTTGACTCTAAGCGAGAACCTGGTCTATAGCGATCGCATTGCCGCCGCCACCTTGCCCTCTAATGAGAGCAGCGGCGAGGAGACGGAGGAGGAGCTACCTAATGGCACTCCGGTCTATGTGGCCGGTTGGGGTGAGCAGTCCGATGGCACTGCCGCCTACAAGCTGCAGAAGTCCAACTACAACACACTGAGCGATCCCTGGTGCGAACTGGCCGCTGGCTATGGTTATTCGCACATAACCTGCCTGTCCAGTGCCGAGAACGAGGGCATCTGCCGGGGAGATACCGGAGCAGCGGTCGTCGACGATAACAAAGTCCTGCGCGGCATCACCAGCTTCCACTTTGGAGAGTGCGGCAGCAATTTCCCGGACATAAGCACCCGTGTCTCATACTATCTGGCTTGGATCGAGGCCAATGCCAACTAGGGAGAGCAGGAGGTCACTGGAAGAGCCCTGGAGGTAACTGGGAATAACTAGAGTTCACTGGAGATCGATGGGCATCACTGGAGGTCGATGGAGATCACTGGAGATCACTGGAGATCAGTGGAGATTTCTGGATATTGCTGGAGATCCCTTGAATTTTTTAGAGATCGCTGGAGATTGCTGGGGATCCCTAGAGATATCTGGAGTTCCTTGAGATTCCTCAATAACCCAGGAGATCCCTAAAGATCCCTGAAGTTCCCTAAATTTCCCTAGCCACCCCTAGAGATTCCTGTACCTTCACTGCAGTTCCCCAAAGGATAgccataattttttttatacatttttttcatgTGCATAAAGTGTGTTaccttcaaaaaaaaaaaaattgtttcttaTGAGACTGCAATAGTTGCCCCATTTTATGGTCTATTGGGAATTTAGTGCTGGCCATAAATATAAACCGATAGGGCACGATCAAAGTTTCCATGGAACCTTCGACTTTATGAGGATTATTGGCCATTGGTGATCTAACAGTAAGCAGTAAATTAGGCTTGAAACTATGAAGTTCCAGGGTCAGTTGAGGGATTTGTAATCGAAATAGCTACCAATTGGGGTTTTTGGAAGCACTGATCTTAGAAAAACCCCATAATAAAGCGGGTTAAGATTGTGACTAAGCTAAAAACGTATAAGCCAGATTATGGCCAGATACAGATCTTGGGCAATTCCATATAATCAAGATAAGGGGGGTTGACtatttgttgttctttatGAAATTCCTGAAAATAACTACCTAAACTCATGTACTTTGGTTGCTAAGAGCATCTGGTTTGGAATttccttataaaaaaataaggcTCCTAACTAAAACCATTTATAAGACTTTTTCAGATCTCCTCTTTGATAATTTTAGGATTTTCCTTCTCCAAAGACTTCAGTTTCCGATctcttttttctattttttgtgACTGTTTGTTGTCCGAATCACCTTTCTACCCTGACTCACTCCGCTTACTCATCTTTATCTAGCTCAGATGGTGTACAGCTAGTGTCTTGTCATGGAGACTGGACTTCCTTTCCCCATactcttcattttttttgccattttgctATTTATGTGCCAATTGTGATCGGTGAAATAACAACTAACGACGCGTATAAAGCCGCCTGCCGTCCAATTCAGACGATAAGATTAGATTTACCTCAATGTCCAAGACCAAGATAACTAGACTGCTGGTTGGATTCGGTTGGAGCAACATCACGTCCACTTAAATTACCGCCACTCGCGTTGCGCAGTTCCGCACTTCCATTTCAACCGCCGTCGCGGGTAGTACTTACAACCGAGCAACATGCAACAGAGATCTCTGATTCTGGGCCTGCTGGGCCTCTccctgctgctggtggccgTTCAGGCTCGTGGACGCATCATGGGCGGCGAGGAGGCTGGCCTGAATGCCACGCCTTTTGCTGCCTCCCTGCGCGTGGACAATGCCCATGTGTGCGGAGCTTGCATAGTCTCCGCAACAAAGGTCCTGACCACGGCCCACTGTGTGTATCGCGATGGAAAGCTGTGAGTATGGGGACAGGGGGAGGTAGAGGTGTTCCTGGTAAGGATTATGACTGGGATTTTAAACAAAgaagctctttttttttaactaaataattagTTACTTAGTTAAGCTCTGTTCTACTTGTCGTATGGGTGATATTCTAATCAAGGCTGTACAACTAGGCGGATGAGTGATATAACCTGATGCTGAGCTAGAATTAAGGTACTTAGAGCGGAGTCCTGCTAGACATTCTGGTAAATTTTTTAGACAAATTAACACCGACCTTAAAGCAACCAGTAATTAATGCATAAAAaccattgcatacttttacgCTTAATGCAATAATTTAAAGCCACTGAAACCTCTTTTGTTCATGAAGTAATATCTTAAGCCAGTTCAATCCTGCTAGccagacaaaaaaattatatgctccttattttaaatattattattattttcattatattatttattaatcccACTCAATCCCCTTGAACAGCCTCGCCGCCAGTCGCCTTTCCCTGCGCGTGGGCAGCACCAATCAGTACGCCGGCGGACACATTGTCGCCGTGGACTCGACCAATGTCCACCCGGACTACTATCAGCTGCAAAACAACCTGGCCGTGCTCACCCTCAGCTCCCCATTGACCTTCACCGAACGCATCAAGGCCATCGAGGTGGCCGCCAGCGATGACGCACTGCCCGCCGAGGGCTCCGAGGTCAGTGTAGCCGGCTGGGGACGCACCACCGAAGGCACCACCTCGTACAAAATCCGTGAGATGGCCCTCCAAGTGGCCACCGAGGCGGAATGCCAGGAGGCATACAGCGATCCGGCTGGTGATAGCTTCTGTCTGGCCCATGAGCTCAAGGAGGGCACCTGCCATGGTGATGGTGGCAGTGGTGCTGTCTACCAGGACAAGCTCATTGGACTGACCAACTTTGTGGTGGGCGCCTGTGGTTCCCGTTACCCCAATGTCTTTGTAAAGCTGGCCCCCTTCTCTGAGTGGATTCAGGAGCAGTTGGCTTGagtcttgttttttttaaataaatattaacatttttaagaaatattaaataatattaaataaaaagtatgcTGTGTAGTAATTTTTTTCCtggcttatttattttctgcgCTGTGAGTCAAAGGCGATAAGGATAAGGTTTGGCGATACTGCTGCGGCTGGTTAAAGTAATAATCGCTCACTAAATGCGTGAAATGCTTGTTTATTTATGACCTCAATGAAAGCGAGGGACCCACTTTATGGCTTTGAAATCCCCCCGATATCGATAatacagcagcagccaagAATTTCGAAAGATAATTCTAATAAAACTtccctttaatttatttggtttaaaGAAAACTCAAGCATTTTAATTATGGGAATCCCTATGAGAAGGGCTAAAGCTTAATCACACTCTCAGCTCCCTGGCAATTAGGAGGGCTTCATTTgcataaaaacaaaccaaaaaaaaaaaacaaaaataatacaaaaaataagcaGAAACCAAATTAGGTTAAATCTTGGATCGATAGCCCGACATTGACTTTGACATCTCAGGGAACTAATGATGATGAGAGGCCGCAGCTCATAAATAGGGGAAGCCGGAAGGCATTACTGGCCAGGAGCACTCTCTCCCTCTTCGTACAAGCCatgtcgctgccgctgctctcGATCTTTCTACTCCTCCTGGGCACAGCCAGTGTCCTGGCCAAGCATAACCAGAGCGAACCGGACTGGAGTCCCCGCATTGTGGGCGGAACCAAGGCCCACACGGGACAATTTCCCCACCAGATCTCGCTGCGTAAGCGTGGTGGCCACGCTTGCGGTGGATCCATCCTCTCCAGCACTTACATCCTGACCGCTGCCCACTGTGTCAAGCAGGGGAATAATGTGTGAGTTGATTAGAGCCACTTGAAAATATCCCCAAAACATATACATCCATATTTCTTACATCCCAGAACTCCTGCCAGACAACTGTCCATCTTGgcgggcacactgaaactctCGGGCGGCGGCGGGGAGACCCGACAGGTGGCCGCCGTTCATGTCCATCCCCAGTACAAGGGTGACGGCTATGATGTGGCCGTTCTCCGGCTGACCCAGCCCCTGAACTTCAATGACAATGCCAAGACCATCAGTCTGGCTACCGAGGATCCGCCCAGCGACGCCTCTGTTTATATTTCCGGCTGGGGAGCCATCTCCAACAGCGGACCCATCTCCAATGACCTGCTGTACGGGCAGGTCAAGTATCTGGCTCGGGATACTTGTAAGCGACAGTACCTTCCCCGACTGGCAGAGACCACCATGTGCCTGCTCCACGAGGCCAAGAAGGGCGCCTGCTATGGCGACTCTGGTGGCCCGGCCACCTATGAAGGACGGctggtgggcgtggccagcTATGTGCTTGGAGGCTGCGGCCGAGCTGCTCCCGATGGCTACGAACGGGTCTCCCAGCTGAGGCAGTGGATCAGGGAGAATGCAAAGCTCTAAGGGGGAGGATATGACCCGTTTTCATGGGGTTTTCTTgggaaatttaatattgaGAATATTATTTAGCTAAGAAAGCAAATGGGGTTTAAAAATTGGATTCGTTTGGCTTTCTTTGGCTTTATAAGAAGTTGTATGTATTTTTCCTGTACAGTTAACCctttacttaaatattattattaacccataaatacatattatatatatatatatatatcaatattaaaaataaaagcagcacaaaaaaatgggttttcgacttttaataattatttatagcttTAATAGTAGATAAGAAATAATGGATAAAAAAAGATAGGCCATAaatagttaatatttaaaaaataaaaaacatctATAACATATCTATAAAACCCCAGGACGAACCTTCAGAGACTCCccagatttatttttaaacacagaacacagaaaaaaaacttcAAGGATTTAATTTAGAATTCTAAAAGAAACACCCTAAAATCctcaaataaatatagaattcCTAGAAAAACATCCAAAAAACCTCTTTAAAAACCATgatatttaatcatttaatttataattaattgcaAATACTATTATTAGACccaaaacaattatttaaaagtgACTAACACTCATCAAGATCGTTTCGAAGTGAGCCATCCTGGTTTTTTGGGTCACCGCCATGACTCATTTGGGAGCCAACGAGTTGTGACCGCCCATTTAGAACGCTCTTTCTGGCCCAactctgactctgactctggcTCTTTGAGGGGTTATCAGAGCGCAACTGCCTGGCCCCGGCCACCTTTGCCCCCTGGACTCCCCCCGGAACagtgaaagtgaaaatgaaaaaccTCGTTCAactttttctattatttctcGGTAATTTTCCGTCTTCATTTTGTCgcttttagtttagttttggTGTTTTTTTCCAGCACTTTGCGTTTAATgactttgttttgcttttcatTTAACTCTTGTCTTGTCTTTTCCCCACTCTTTTcttgctgtttttctttttcgagAGCTTCAATTTTCCAGTGTTTTTGTGCGCTCTCTTTTGGGCGCAATTATCGGATCGCTGGGGATCGTGCCGGGGCTCAGTGGGCCCTGGCTTATACTGGTCGTAAACCCGCACGATTTGTCCGTCTGCCAATCCATCAGTTTGTCAGTCTGTCATTttttgtatgtacatatattttatgtcaGCCTGCCACTCGAAATGCAATTCACGCTGCAAGTCATCGAACTGTTTGGGGTCCAAAGACTGACTGAGTGCGCGATCTCAGCAGTGAGTCACAAGGGGCTGGGCCTTTTTTTACTGATTGCCCTCAAAAACGTAATACTATTATTGTTTACTGATGTATAGGgaatatttctaatattttatatatatttttaaatgtatatatatttttatatatatttttaaatcctgTCAagtcaaaaatttaaaatgcagtgaaggagtctataaatcatatatattcttggtgTGCGgatgaaaaaaaatgttgttgcaatttttttttttaattttatatttgatttacaccgataaattttttaaaaatttattaaattgaaacttctaaaaatgttatttatcaaccttattaaaacaaacaccaaaaattaatttaatgtatttttggcttagttatagaTTTTGtaagttttgattttaattttaaaaaatattaaattcagtatgcaaatttataacCTATACCTTGGTTATAGTTTATCATTTGTCCgtataaaaatatcgataaatatagatttaaagaaagatttaaaatcataataaatgaaaaactaattataaaaactGTAGCTATCCAAAAATTGCttcatttatctatttatCTAAACCTTACAAATAATTGTAAACTAAGTGCTAACTTAGGGTTAAGAGCCATAGCAGCTAAGGC
It encodes:
- the LOC108085943 gene encoding serine protease SP24D, whose translation is MSLPLLSIFLLLLGTASVLAKHNQSEPDWSPRIVGGTKAHTGQFPHQISLRKRGGHACGGSILSSTYILTAAHCVKQGNNVTPARQLSILAGTLKLSGGGGETRQVAAVHVHPQYKGDGYDVAVLRLTQPLNFNDNAKTISLATEDPPSDASVYISGWGAISNSGPISNDLLYGQVKYLARDTCKRQYLPRLAETTMCLLHEAKKGACYGDSGGPATYEGRLVGVASYVLGGCGRAAPDGYERVSQLRQWIRENAKL
- the sphe gene encoding trypsin epsilon, giving the protein MQQRSLILGLLGLSLLLVAVQARGRIMGGEEAGLNATPFAASLRVDNAHVCGACIVSATKVLTTAHCVYRDGKLLAASRLSLRVGSTNQYAGGHIVAVDSTNVHPDYYQLQNNLAVLTLSSPLTFTERIKAIEVAASDDALPAEGSEVSVAGWGRTTEGTTSYKIREMALQVATEAECQEAYSDPAGDSFCLAHELKEGTCHGDGGSGAVYQDKLIGLTNFVVGACGSRYPNVFVKLAPFSEWIQEQLA
- the LOC108085946 gene encoding serine protease SP24D; the protein is MSPYLLTVILVGLLTLAEGNRQPADVGSQPYTISLRRHGVHVCTGVLITAKWGLTAGHCVSLGGGQQSYPPSSYTIRAGSIQRLAGGQLLPLSQIIIHKDYSSAGPAGANDLALLELQTPVTLNANTQPIDLGTARPPAGSQVTYSGWGSSKADGALSHGLQVATRQALSATACQQELFLEQEDLLCLSPVAETDLSGLCSGDAGAPAVYENQLVGIAAFFVSGCGSGQPDGYVDTTQHLEWIIVNSE
- the LOC108085942 gene encoding trypsin alpha, whose amino-acid sequence is MADPRIALGLLICVVLAAANAKPQGRILGGEDAAQGEFPWSVSVRVNKAHACSGCIISQNKILTAASCVSSVSTTPVDPSSVAVRVGSINQYAGGSIVSVESILIHPSYGNFLHNLALLTLSENLVYSDRIAAATLPSNESSGEETEEELPNGTPVYVAGWGEQSDGTAAYKLQKSNYNTLSDPWCELAAGYGYSHITCLSSAENEGICRGDTGAAVVDDNKVLRGITSFHFGECGSNFPDISTRVSYYLAWIEANAN